In Paracoccus aminophilus JCM 7686, a single window of DNA contains:
- the hrpB gene encoding ATP-dependent helicase HrpB: MTQSLPIEAVIPDLCAALAQHGRAVLVAPPGAGKTTRVPLALMAQITGKILMLEPRRLAARAAAERLAEQLGEALGQSVGYRIRGESVAGARIEVVTEGILTRMIQSDASLDGIGCVIFDEFHERSLNADLGLALAWEARGALRPDLALLVMSATLDAEPVAALLDDAPVIRSEGRAFPVETRWLARPLPAGARIVPEAARLIREAELETRADPGGTILAFLPGEGEIHRVAAALSDLPAEILPLFGAMEFKAQRAAMAPPGAKRRIVLATSIAETSLTLPGVKVVVDAGRARRARFDPGSGMSRLVTERVSRAEAEQRRGRAGRVAPGICYRLWARAEEGALPAFAPPEIAVADLAGLALELAAWGSDGSDLAFLTPPPEGALAEARALLQGLGALDAGLRITAHGKALAALPLHPRLGHMLLRAGKGAADLAALLAERDPLKGAPSDLSLRLAAIRDPSGYGARHPHEVNRATIQRIRDEAKRLRSLAPERAALPPGAMAALAYPDRIGLRRKGDEPRYVLSGGKGAFLDPGDGLARARLIIATDLDGDQREARIRMAVALDEADLRALFADQIALVESVEWSKREGRVLARLQERLGALVLTDRALETPSPEALARAAFDGLRQTGLSWSPAAARLRARIALMPELGAVDDESLLADPDWLLPYLGKARTQSDLRSLDLLEALKARIGWDGQRRLDEATPAHFTTPLGRKVPVDYDHETPSIELRLQELFGLARHPMIGNRPLRITMLSPGGKPIAVTTDLPGFWKGGYADVRRDMRGRYPRHPWPEDPLEADPTVRAKPRGT, translated from the coding sequence ATGACACAGTCCCTGCCCATCGAAGCCGTGATCCCCGACCTCTGCGCCGCTCTGGCCCAGCATGGCCGCGCCGTGCTGGTCGCGCCGCCCGGCGCGGGCAAGACGACGCGCGTGCCTCTGGCGCTGATGGCGCAGATCACGGGCAAGATCCTGATGCTCGAACCCCGCCGCCTTGCCGCCCGCGCCGCCGCCGAGCGGCTGGCCGAGCAATTGGGCGAGGCGCTTGGCCAAAGCGTCGGCTACCGCATTCGCGGCGAAAGCGTGGCGGGCGCGCGGATCGAGGTCGTGACCGAGGGCATTCTGACCCGGATGATCCAATCGGACGCGAGCCTCGACGGCATCGGCTGCGTGATCTTCGACGAATTCCACGAGCGCAGCCTCAACGCCGATCTGGGCCTTGCGCTGGCCTGGGAGGCGCGCGGCGCGCTGCGCCCGGATCTGGCGCTTCTGGTCATGTCGGCGACGCTTGATGCCGAGCCGGTGGCCGCTTTGCTTGACGACGCGCCGGTGATCCGCTCGGAAGGGCGCGCCTTCCCGGTCGAGACCCGCTGGCTGGCCCGCCCGCTGCCTGCAGGGGCGCGGATCGTGCCCGAGGCCGCGCGCCTGATCCGCGAGGCCGAGCTTGAGACCCGCGCCGATCCCGGCGGCACGATTCTGGCCTTTCTGCCGGGCGAGGGCGAGATCCACCGCGTTGCCGCCGCGCTAAGCGATCTGCCTGCCGAGATCCTGCCGTTGTTCGGCGCGATGGAGTTCAAGGCGCAACGCGCGGCCATGGCGCCGCCGGGGGCCAAGCGGCGCATCGTGCTCGCGACCTCGATCGCGGAAACCTCGCTGACGCTGCCGGGCGTCAAGGTCGTCGTGGATGCGGGCCGGGCGCGGCGCGCGCGCTTTGATCCCGGTTCGGGCATGTCGCGGCTGGTGACCGAACGCGTCAGCCGCGCCGAGGCCGAGCAGCGGCGCGGCCGCGCGGGTCGGGTCGCGCCGGGGATCTGCTATCGTCTCTGGGCCCGCGCCGAAGAGGGCGCGCTGCCCGCTTTCGCCCCGCCCGAAATCGCGGTGGCCGATCTGGCCGGGTTGGCGCTGGAGCTCGCCGCCTGGGGCTCGGACGGCAGCGATCTCGCTTTCCTGACCCCGCCGCCCGAAGGCGCCTTGGCCGAGGCGCGCGCGCTGTTGCAAGGCCTCGGCGCGCTGGATGCGGGGCTGCGCATTACCGCGCATGGCAAGGCCTTGGCGGCGCTACCGCTGCATCCACGCCTAGGCCATATGCTCTTGCGCGCAGGCAAGGGGGCCGCCGATCTCGCGGCGCTGCTGGCGGAACGCGATCCGTTGAAAGGCGCGCCCTCGGATCTCAGCCTGCGCCTTGCCGCGATCCGCGATCCCTCGGGCTACGGTGCGCGCCACCCCCATGAGGTCAACCGCGCCACGATCCAGCGCATCCGCGACGAGGCCAAGCGCCTGCGCAGCCTCGCGCCAGAGCGTGCCGCGCTGCCCCCCGGCGCGATGGCGGCTTTGGCTTATCCCGACCGCATCGGCCTGCGCCGCAAGGGCGACGAGCCGCGCTATGTCCTCTCGGGCGGCAAGGGCGCCTTTCTCGATCCCGGCGACGGGCTGGCGCGCGCGCGGCTGATCATCGCCACTGATCTCGACGGAGACCAACGCGAGGCCCGCATCCGCATGGCCGTGGCTCTCGACGAGGCCGATCTGCGCGCGCTCTTCGCCGATCAGATCGCGCTGGTCGAAAGCGTGGAATGGTCGAAACGCGAGGGCCGGGTGCTGGCGCGGCTTCAGGAACGTCTGGGCGCGCTGGTGCTGACCGACCGCGCGCTTGAAACGCCAAGCCCCGAGGCTTTGGCCCGCGCCGCTTTCGACGGGCTGCGCCAGACCGGCCTGAGCTGGAGCCCGGCCGCCGCCCGTCTGCGCGCCCGCATCGCCTTGATGCCGGAACTCGGCGCGGTTGACGACGAGAGCCTGCTCGCCGATCCCGACTGGCTGCTGCCCTATCTGGGGAAGGCGCGGACCCAAAGCGATCTGCGCAGCCTCGATTTGCTGGAAGCGCTGAAGGCGCGGATTGGCTGGGACGGTCAGCGTCGGCTGGATGAGGCCACGCCCGCCCATTTCACGACCCCGCTTGGGCGCAAGGTGCCGGTCGATTACGACCATGAAACCCCGAGCATCGAGCTGCGCCTGCAAGAGCTCTTCGGTCTGGCCCGCCATCCGATGATCGGCAATCGCCCGCTACGGATCACCATGCTCTCGCCCGGAGGCAAGCCCATCGCGGTGACGACCGATCTGCCGGGCTTTTGGAAGGGCGGTTACGCCGATGTCCGCCGCGATATGCGTGGGCGCTACCCGCGCCATCCCTGGCCCGAGGACCCGCTCGAGGCCGATCCGACGGTCAGGGCCAAGCCGCGCGGGACATAA
- a CDS encoding HdeD family acid-resistance protein, whose product MENQALRAFADYWWVLLIRGIAAVIFGLIALFYPGLTAYVLLLTFGIYALVDGVMAIIVGFRRKGSDDRWWSWLIDGALSIIIGLMAIFWPIATALAILFWIGAWAVVVGILRLIAAIKLRHEIEGEWALGLSGILMVIWGVLLFAMPVSGILSLTWLFGIFALLAGITMIVLSFRVRKFKTA is encoded by the coding sequence ATGGAAAATCAAGCATTGCGCGCCTTTGCCGATTACTGGTGGGTGTTGCTGATCCGCGGCATTGCCGCCGTCATCTTCGGCCTGATCGCGCTGTTTTACCCCGGTCTGACCGCCTATGTCCTGCTGCTGACCTTCGGGATTTACGCCCTGGTCGACGGGGTCATGGCGATCATCGTCGGCTTTCGCCGCAAGGGCAGCGATGACCGCTGGTGGAGCTGGCTGATTGATGGGGCGCTCTCGATCATCATCGGTCTGATGGCGATCTTCTGGCCGATCGCGACGGCGCTGGCCATTCTGTTCTGGATCGGCGCCTGGGCAGTGGTTGTCGGCATCCTGCGCCTGATCGCGGCCATCAAGCTGCGACACGAGATCGAGGGCGAATGGGCTCTGGGTCTGAGCGGCATTCTGATGGTGATCTGGGGGGTCTTGCTCTTTGCCATGCCGGTCAGCGGCATTCTCAGCCTGACCTGGCTTTTCGGGATTTTCGCCTTGCTGGCCGGGATCACGATGATCGTGCTGTCGTTCCGCGTGCGCAAGTTCAAGACTGCCTGA
- the fmt gene encoding methionyl-tRNA formyltransferase, with protein sequence MRVIFMGTPDFSVPALRAIAAEHEVVAVYSQPPRAAGRGQKPRPSAIQRAAEELGLRVMHPERLKSPEDQADFAAFQANIAVVVAYGLILPQVILDAPKLGCLNIHASLLPRWRGAAPIHRAILSGDAETGVAIMQMEAGLDTGPVLAEARVAIGAEETTADLHDRLSDLGAALIGDVLGRLASGERWQAVAQAEAGVTYAAKIDKAEAAIDWSRSAQEVDRQIRGLSPFPGAWTLIAGERVKLLRSRLAEGSDAVLGAPGTVLDGFTIACGSGAVEILQAQREGKKPMGVAEILRGLDLPERLG encoded by the coding sequence ATGCGCGTGATTTTCATGGGAACGCCGGATTTCTCGGTCCCGGCGCTGCGTGCCATTGCCGCCGAACATGAGGTCGTCGCGGTCTATAGCCAGCCGCCGCGCGCTGCCGGGCGCGGGCAGAAGCCGCGCCCCTCTGCGATTCAGCGGGCGGCGGAAGAGCTCGGGCTGCGGGTCATGCATCCCGAAAGGTTGAAATCACCCGAAGATCAGGCCGATTTCGCGGCGTTTCAGGCGAATATTGCGGTGGTCGTGGCTTATGGGCTGATCCTGCCGCAGGTGATTTTGGATGCGCCGAAGCTTGGTTGCCTGAACATCCATGCCTCGCTTTTGCCGCGTTGGCGCGGGGCAGCGCCGATCCATCGCGCGATCCTCTCTGGCGATGCCGAGACCGGGGTTGCGATCATGCAAATGGAGGCGGGGCTCGATACCGGGCCGGTGCTGGCCGAGGCGCGGGTGGCGATTGGTGCCGAAGAGACCACGGCGGATCTGCATGACCGGCTGTCGGATCTGGGCGCGGCGTTGATTGGCGATGTGCTGGGCCGGCTGGCGTCTGGCGAGCGCTGGCAGGCGGTGGCGCAGGCCGAGGCGGGCGTGACCTATGCCGCCAAAATCGACAAGGCCGAGGCTGCGATTGATTGGAGCCGCTCGGCGCAGGAGGTCGATCGCCAGATCCGTGGCCTCTCGCCCTTCCCCGGGGCCTGGACGTTGATTGCGGGCGAGCGGGTGAAGCTTTTGCGCTCGCGGTTGGCGGAGGGTTCGGACGCGGTTCTGGGCGCGCCGGGCACGGTTCTGGACGGGTTCACCATCGCCTGCGGCTCGGGCGCGGTCGAGATCCTTCAGGCGCAGCGCGAGGGCAAGAAGCCGATGGGTGTTGCAGAAATCCTGCGCGGTCTGGATTTGCCCGAACGGCTCGGCTGA
- the def gene encoding peptide deformylase, with the protein MTTRAFIPYTDPRLHKPAEPVEAVTETIRMIWDDMVDTMDAMPGVGLAAPQIGIAIRLAVVDASEKRGQAVKMANPEVLHASVQLRAHDEASPNLPGVFARIERPRAVTVRFLNETGEIEERDFVGLWATSVQHQIDHLNGKLYVDHLSPLRRKMLVAKSAKLAKR; encoded by the coding sequence ATGACCACCCGCGCCTTCATCCCCTATACCGACCCGCGTCTGCACAAACCCGCCGAGCCGGTCGAGGCCGTGACCGAGACCATCCGCATGATCTGGGACGATATGGTCGATACGATGGATGCCATGCCGGGCGTCGGCCTTGCCGCGCCGCAGATCGGAATCGCGATACGCCTCGCGGTGGTCGATGCCTCCGAGAAGCGCGGACAAGCCGTGAAAATGGCAAATCCCGAGGTGCTCCACGCCAGCGTGCAGCTGCGCGCCCATGACGAGGCGAGCCCGAACCTGCCCGGCGTCTTTGCCCGGATCGAGCGTCCGCGCGCGGTAACGGTGCGCTTCCTCAACGAGACGGGCGAGATCGAAGAGCGCGATTTCGTCGGGCTTTGGGCGACCTCGGTTCAGCATCAGATCGACCATCTGAACGGCAAGCTTTATGTCGATCATCTCTCGCCCTTGCGGCGCAAGATGCTGGTCGCGAAATCGGCGAAGCTCGCGAAACGCTGA
- the def gene encoding peptide deformylase: MVEAAGRAPTDLDTTDLSGLAETGQLREILIHPHPVLRQIAAPVGAMEPGALRQLVADMLATMYHAEGRGLAAPQIGVGLRLFVMDHDWKTGTSAPRVLIDPEITFLSGLEVEMTEGCLSIPDLPVVVLRPERLSVTATDLDGRRESRDFAGIEARIIQHEADHLDGRLIVDFLEDPSATRGS, translated from the coding sequence GTGGTTGAAGCTGCCGGGCGCGCCCCCACGGATCTGGATACGACGGATTTGAGCGGGCTAGCCGAAACCGGCCAGTTGCGCGAGATCCTGATCCATCCCCATCCGGTCTTGCGGCAAATCGCGGCTCCGGTCGGCGCGATGGAGCCCGGCGCGCTGCGCCAACTGGTCGCCGATATGCTGGCCACGATGTATCACGCCGAGGGTCGCGGTCTGGCCGCGCCCCAGATCGGCGTCGGTCTGCGGCTTTTCGTGATGGATCACGACTGGAAGACCGGAACCTCAGCCCCGCGCGTCCTGATCGACCCCGAAATCACCTTCCTGAGCGGGCTTGAGGTCGAGATGACCGAAGGCTGCCTCTCGATCCCCGACCTGCCCGTTGTCGTCCTGCGTCCCGAGCGGCTTAGCGTCACCGCAACCGATCTGGACGGGCGGCGCGAGAGCCGCGATTTCGCAGGCATCGAGGCGCGCATCATCCAGCACGAGGCCGACCATCTCGACGGGCGGCTGATCGTCGATTTCCTTGAAGACCCTTCAGCGACTAGAGGCTCATGA
- the def gene encoding peptide deformylase translates to MTLRNILIHPDPRLKKICEPVAEITPEIETLAADMLATMYDAPGVGLAAPQVGALVRLYVMDCTKDPEAERAPLVMLNPEITWTSEGLNTYEEGCLSIPDQYAEVTRPAEVRVAWLGLDGKSHEREFDGLWATCAQHEIDHLDGKLFIDYLSAMKRQMITRKMVKLKRETARG, encoded by the coding sequence ATGACGCTGAGAAACATTCTGATCCACCCCGATCCCCGGCTGAAAAAGATCTGCGAACCCGTCGCCGAGATCACGCCCGAGATCGAAACTCTGGCCGCCGATATGCTGGCCACCATGTATGACGCCCCCGGTGTCGGCCTCGCCGCGCCGCAGGTGGGCGCGCTGGTGCGTCTGTATGTCATGGATTGCACCAAGGATCCCGAGGCCGAGCGCGCGCCTTTGGTGATGCTCAACCCCGAGATCACCTGGACCTCGGAAGGGCTGAACACCTACGAAGAGGGCTGCCTCTCGATCCCGGATCAATATGCCGAGGTGACCCGCCCGGCAGAGGTCCGCGTCGCTTGGCTGGGTCTGGACGGCAAAAGCCATGAGCGTGAGTTCGACGGGCTCTGGGCGACCTGCGCCCAGCACGAGATCGACCATTTGGACGGCAAGCTCTTCATCGACTATCTCAGCGCGATGAAGCGTCAGATGATCACCCGCAAGATGGTCAAGCTGAAGCGCGAGACCGCCCGTGGTTGA
- a CDS encoding MalY/PatB family protein, which yields MTAPNFDELIDRTGTYSSKWDDMPTYYGVSPQDGISMWVADMDFRPPASVQRVVEQTAAHGIYGYPGAHQPYLDAIRWWMKTRHDWEIETDWILTAHGLVNGTALCLQAFTQPGDGVILMTPVYHAFARIIKTLGRELVELPLAERAGEYHLDWKAWEAQLTGREKVLILCSPHNPGGRVWSQHELTEIAAFCKARGLILISDEIHHDLVFAGHKHIPMANAAPEIADRLVTLTAATKTFNIAGAHIGNIIVADPKLRRAIETQINGLGISPGLFGLDMVAAAYSPEGAAWVDALVPYLDGNRRIFDEGIAAIPGLKSMPLEATYLAWVDFSGTGMEAREFIRRVQDEARIAANHGTSFGAGGEHFLRFNLATPRVRVVEAVKRLQAVFADLQ from the coding sequence ATGACCGCGCCGAACTTCGACGAACTGATTGACCGCACCGGCACCTATAGCTCGAAATGGGACGATATGCCGACCTATTACGGGGTTTCCCCGCAGGATGGCATCTCGATGTGGGTCGCGGATATGGATTTCCGGCCCCCGGCTTCGGTTCAGCGCGTGGTCGAGCAGACGGCGGCGCATGGCATCTATGGCTATCCCGGCGCGCATCAGCCCTATCTCGACGCGATTCGCTGGTGGATGAAGACCCGCCACGACTGGGAGATCGAGACCGACTGGATCCTGACCGCGCATGGTCTGGTCAATGGCACCGCGCTTTGTCTTCAGGCCTTCACCCAGCCCGGTGATGGCGTGATCCTGATGACCCCGGTCTATCACGCGTTTGCCCGCATCATCAAAACCCTTGGCCGCGAGCTGGTCGAGCTGCCCCTGGCCGAGCGTGCCGGGGAATATCACCTCGACTGGAAGGCGTGGGAAGCGCAGCTCACGGGGCGCGAAAAAGTGCTGATCCTGTGCTCGCCGCATAACCCCGGCGGCCGGGTCTGGAGCCAGCATGAGCTGACCGAGATCGCCGCATTCTGCAAGGCGCGCGGCCTGATCCTGATCTCGGACGAGATTCACCACGATCTCGTCTTTGCTGGCCACAAGCATATCCCGATGGCCAATGCCGCCCCCGAGATCGCGGACCGGCTGGTGACGCTGACAGCGGCGACCAAGACCTTCAATATCGCGGGGGCCCATATCGGCAATATCATCGTGGCCGATCCCAAGCTGCGCCGCGCGATCGAGACCCAGATCAACGGGCTCGGGATCTCGCCGGGTCTCTTCGGCCTCGACATGGTCGCGGCGGCCTATTCGCCGGAAGGGGCGGCATGGGTCGATGCGCTTGTGCCCTATCTCGACGGCAACCGCCGCATCTTCGACGAGGGCATTGCCGCCATTCCGGGGCTGAAGTCGATGCCGCTCGAGGCGACCTATCTGGCTTGGGTCGATTTCTCGGGCACCGGCATGGAGGCGCGCGAGTTTATCCGCCGCGTGCAGGACGAGGCCCGGATCGCGGCCAATCACGGCACGAGCTTCGGGGCCGGGGGCGAGCATTTCCTGCGCTTCAATCTGGCCACCCCACGGGTGCGGGTCGTCGAGGCGGTCAAGCGGCTGCAAGCCGTTTTCGCCGATCTGCAGTAA
- a CDS encoding L,D-transpeptidase family protein yields MKKLARLFSALTIALLLWAAWLVLSPRLLAPEGQPKPPVISMPDLRLPEFVWPDVTWPDFLRPRTATGPDARPPGRPEPGLPVPPVVGVQPPLTSPVERILIEKAARRMTVWQADGPEKIYRIALGFAPEGDKSRQGDGKTPEGVFKVDRRNDGSAFHLSLGINYPQKRHREAARRAGLDPGGDIMIHGQPNQIPDGYKVKGDWTAGCIAVTNPEIDELFAHVKVGTEVEIRP; encoded by the coding sequence ATGAAGAAGCTGGCGCGGCTGTTTTCGGCTCTGACCATCGCCCTCCTGCTTTGGGCGGCGTGGTTGGTGCTGAGCCCGCGCCTGCTTGCGCCAGAGGGGCAGCCGAAGCCGCCGGTCATTTCGATGCCGGATCTGCGGCTGCCTGAGTTTGTTTGGCCTGATGTCACATGGCCCGATTTCCTGCGCCCCCGCACGGCGACCGGGCCGGATGCGCGCCCGCCGGGTCGACCCGAGCCGGGGCTTCCGGTGCCGCCGGTGGTGGGGGTTCAGCCGCCGCTGACCTCGCCGGTCGAGCGCATCCTGATCGAGAAAGCCGCGCGGCGCATGACCGTCTGGCAGGCTGACGGGCCCGAAAAAATCTACCGGATCGCGCTTGGCTTTGCGCCCGAGGGCGACAAGTCCCGGCAGGGCGACGGCAAGACCCCCGAGGGCGTCTTCAAGGTCGATCGCCGGAATGATGGCAGCGCCTTTCACCTGTCGCTCGGGATCAACTACCCGCAAAAGCGCCACCGCGAGGCCGCCCGCCGCGCCGGGCTCGATCCCGGCGGCGATATCATGATCCACGGCCAGCCGAACCAGATCCCCGATGGCTATAAGGTCAAGGGCGATTGGACGGCGGGTTGCATCGCGGTGACCAATCCCGAGATCGACGAGCTGTTTGCCCATGTGAAGGTCGGAACCGAGGTCGAAATCCGCCCCTGA
- a CDS encoding MATE family efflux transporter, which yields MSFKNLAPHLTATLGLALPLIGSHLARQAIGVTDTVMVGWYGVDPLAAVVLATSSFFILYMLGSGYGIGVMGVIATALARGDRTEVRRATRMALWLSTVHAVLVLPLMWWSGAILLALGQRPEVAAYGQEYLRVMCWAMAPTLWGLTLNSFLAALGRPNMVLLVTVAGIPVNMALNYALIFGHYGMPELGVAGSALASLITNIGQMGLLIYFATTLPEARPFQLFRRFWNPDPETLRAVFLLGLPIGLTMVAEVGMFTGTNVMMGWFGSDVLAAHGIALQLGSIAFMIPLGLSNAVTIRVGGFYGEGARSEIRRAGYAGILLSIFFSLVTITIFLTLSRQIAALYLDASDPRTPAIIALVAGLIIYAAAFQLADGMQVIALGMLRGVQDTRIPMVLAIVSYWLIGLPSGWFLSMRAGFGPPGLWLGLLAGLSCAAVLLMVRFWRGFARGWTPGAVAR from the coding sequence ATGTCGTTCAAAAATCTCGCCCCCCACCTCACCGCCACCCTCGGGTTGGCGCTGCCCCTGATCGGGTCACATCTGGCGCGTCAGGCCATCGGCGTGACCGATACGGTCATGGTCGGCTGGTATGGGGTCGATCCGCTGGCGGCGGTGGTGCTGGCGACCTCGAGCTTCTTCATCCTCTATATGCTGGGCTCGGGCTATGGCATCGGCGTGATGGGGGTGATCGCCACGGCGCTGGCGCGGGGCGATCGCACCGAGGTCCGGCGCGCGACGCGCATGGCGCTCTGGCTCTCGACGGTTCATGCCGTGCTGGTTCTGCCGCTGATGTGGTGGTCGGGCGCGATCCTGCTGGCATTGGGCCAAAGGCCCGAGGTCGCGGCCTACGGGCAGGAATATTTGAGGGTGATGTGCTGGGCGATGGCACCAACGCTCTGGGGGCTGACGCTGAACTCCTTTCTGGCGGCGCTCGGGCGGCCGAATATGGTGCTTTTGGTCACGGTCGCCGGGATCCCGGTGAATATGGCGCTGAATTACGCGCTGATCTTTGGTCATTATGGGATGCCCGAACTGGGCGTGGCGGGCTCGGCCTTGGCCTCGCTCATCACCAATATCGGCCAGATGGGGCTTCTGATCTATTTCGCGACGACCTTGCCCGAGGCGCGGCCCTTCCAGCTCTTCCGTCGTTTCTGGAACCCCGATCCCGAGACCCTGCGCGCGGTCTTTCTGCTGGGCCTGCCGATCGGGCTGACCATGGTGGCCGAAGTCGGCATGTTCACCGGCACCAATGTGATGATGGGCTGGTTCGGCTCTGATGTGCTCGCGGCGCATGGCATTGCGCTGCAACTCGGTTCGATCGCCTTCATGATCCCGCTTGGGCTCTCGAATGCCGTGACCATCCGGGTCGGCGGCTTTTACGGCGAGGGCGCGCGAAGCGAGATCCGGCGCGCGGGCTATGCCGGGATTCTGCTCTCGATCTTTTTCTCGCTGGTCACGATCACGATCTTCCTGACCCTGTCGCGGCAGATCGCCGCGCTTTATCTCGATGCCAGCGATCCGCGCACACCTGCGATCATCGCTCTGGTGGCGGGGCTGATCATCTATGCGGCGGCCTTCCAGCTGGCTGACGGGATGCAGGTGATTGCGCTTGGGATGCTGCGCGGCGTGCAGGATACGCGGATTCCCATGGTTTTGGCGATTGTGAGCTATTGGCTGATCGGTCTGCCGAGCGGCTGGTTCCTGTCGATGCGCGCGGGCTTCGGGCCGCCGGGGCTGTGGCTTGGATTGCTCGCGGGGCTCTCTTGCGCGGCGGTTCTTCTGATGGTGCGCTTCTGGCGGGGCTTTGCGCGGGGCTGGACCCCGGGCGCGGTCGCGCGCTAG
- a CDS encoding Lrp/AsnC family transcriptional regulator produces MRPVFVQFRCTPGKTYEVADAIYEREVVSELYSTSGEYDLMAKVYIPEDQDVGRYLSEQLFDIPGINRTLTTMTFKAF; encoded by the coding sequence ATGCGTCCCGTCTTTGTTCAATTCCGCTGCACCCCCGGCAAGACCTATGAGGTCGCCGATGCGATCTATGAGCGCGAGGTGGTGAGCGAGCTTTACTCGACCTCGGGTGAATATGACCTGATGGCCAAGGTCTATATTCCCGAGGATCAGGATGTCGGGCGCTATCTGTCGGAGCAGCTTTTCGACATTCCGGGCATCAACCGGACGCTGACGACGATGACCTTCAAGGCCTTCTGA
- a CDS encoding ABC transporter ATP-binding protein/permease, translated as MALIGPELPALRRAAWLSVLAGLLWLGLAALIAAALAGLIAGRAPDFWLVVAVLAVAGLRAGLFQIADGLAQRAALAALGRLRAARLMRESLRAAPMAAGEVASFAGDQLELLRPFAARYFSARARAVVQPLVILAVSFWISWAAGLILLITGPLIPVFMALIGQAAERASRAQLARMGSLGGELAERIAALPDLRLLGARGAVIADFEAAAGDLRARTMRVLGIAFLSSTVLELFAAIGVAMMAIFCGFSLLGQIGFGVWGAALTPAQGVFLLLIAPEFFQPLRDLAADWHDRAAAEAVAAEAAARDDAEGAGEVMAGAGARALPLAGAIACDGVTRHGIRYPDLRFAPGEALALVGPSGAGKTTLLRLLAGLEMPDRGEIRVGGALLGPDLADRWRAGLGWMPQSVHFLDATLRDNLAMGRAGDAGLALRLAAAEEIVAALPGGLGQRLGETGAGVSGGEARRLTLARALYGAPGLILADEPTADLDAETAALVRAGLLAAHRAGAGLIVATHDPELAALMPRVIRIGAAI; from the coding sequence TTGGCGCTGATCGGGCCGGAGCTGCCGGCCTTGCGGCGCGCGGCTTGGCTGTCGGTTCTGGCCGGTCTTTTGTGGCTGGGGCTTGCGGCTTTGATTGCGGCGGCCTTGGCCGGGTTGATCGCGGGGCGGGCGCCTGATTTTTGGCTGGTGGTGGCGGTTCTGGCTGTCGCGGGGCTGCGGGCCGGGCTGTTTCAGATCGCGGATGGGCTGGCGCAGCGCGCGGCCTTGGCGGCCTTGGGGCGGCTCCGCGCGGCGCGGCTGATGCGCGAGAGCCTGCGCGCGGCGCCCATGGCCGCCGGAGAGGTCGCCTCCTTCGCCGGGGATCAGCTGGAGCTGCTGCGGCCCTTTGCGGCGCGTTATTTTTCGGCGCGGGCGCGGGCGGTGGTTCAGCCTTTGGTCATTTTGGCGGTGAGTTTCTGGATCTCTTGGGCGGCGGGTCTGATCCTGCTGATCACCGGGCCGTTGATCCCGGTCTTCATGGCGCTGATCGGGCAGGCGGCGGAACGGGCGAGCCGGGCGCAGCTGGCGCGCATGGGCTCGCTTGGCGGCGAGCTGGCCGAGCGGATCGCGGCTTTGCCCGATCTGCGCTTGCTCGGCGCACGCGGCGCGGTGATAGCGGATTTCGAGGCGGCGGCCGGGGATCTGCGGGCGCGGACCATGCGGGTTCTGGGGATCGCCTTTCTGTCCTCGACCGTGCTCGAGCTTTTCGCGGCGATTGGCGTCGCGATGATGGCGATTTTCTGCGGCTTCTCGCTGCTTGGGCAGATCGGTTTCGGCGTCTGGGGCGCGGCTTTGACCCCGGCGCAGGGGGTGTTCCTGCTGCTGATCGCGCCCGAGTTTTTCCAGCCTTTGCGCGATCTTGCTGCGGATTGGCATGACCGCGCCGCCGCGGAGGCCGTGGCGGCAGAGGCCGCGGCGCGGGACGATGCTGAGGGGGCAGGCGAGGTCATGGCGGGCGCGGGCGCGCGGGCCTTGCCCTTGGCGGGCGCGATCGCCTGTGACGGTGTCACCCGCCATGGCATCCGCTATCCCGATTTGCGGTTTGCGCCCGGTGAGGCTCTGGCTTTGGTCGGGCCGAGCGGGGCGGGCAAGACGACTTTGCTGCGGCTTCTCGCCGGGCTGGAGATGCCGGATCGCGGCGAGATCCGGGTCGGGGGCGCGCTGCTTGGCCCGGATCTCGCGGACCGTTGGCGCGCGGGGCTGGGCTGGATGCCGCAATCGGTGCATTTTCTTGACGCAACGCTTCGCGACAATCTGGCGATGGGGCGGGCGGGCGATGCGGGTCTCGCTTTGCGGCTTGCGGCAGCCGAGGAGATCGTCGCGGCGTTGCCCGGCGGGCTTGGCCAGAGGTTGGGCGAGACCGGGGCCGGGGTCTCGGGGGGCGAGGCGCGGCGGCTGACGCTTGCGCGCGCGCTTTACGGGGCGCCGGGGCTGATCCTGGCCGACGAGCCGACCGCTGATCTTGACGCCGAGACGGCGGCTTTGGTGCGCGCGGGCTTGCTCGCCGCCCATCGCGCGGGGGCGGGGCTGATCGTTGCAACCCATGACCCGGAGCTTGCCGCGCTGATGCCGCGCGTGATCCGCATCGGTGCTGCGATATGA